A genome region from Corynebacterium uberis includes the following:
- a CDS encoding phosphatase PAP2 family protein has product MSWTDTEADGLVNIQRVLAHRPGVIPAARALSAFGEHALGWMGLAAVGAAADRARRGQWVRLGAAAFVSHAASVVIKRIVRRPRPHDERIAIGVGTPSKLSFPSSHATSTAAAMVALSRILGSPAPLAVVPVMMASRMVLGVHYPTDVASGALLGAATAEAMRRMERASE; this is encoded by the coding sequence GTGAGTTGGACCGATACTGAAGCAGATGGCCTAGTAAACATCCAGCGCGTCCTGGCCCACCGGCCTGGGGTCATCCCGGCGGCCCGCGCGTTGAGCGCGTTCGGCGAGCACGCCCTGGGCTGGATGGGGCTGGCCGCAGTGGGCGCGGCGGCGGATCGCGCGCGGCGCGGGCAGTGGGTGCGCCTGGGTGCTGCGGCCTTTGTCAGCCATGCGGCGTCCGTGGTGATCAAGCGCATCGTGCGCCGCCCCCGCCCCCACGATGAGCGCATTGCCATCGGGGTGGGCACGCCGTCGAAGCTGAGCTTCCCGTCCTCTCATGCCACCTCCACGGCCGCGGCCATGGTGGCGCTGTCGCGGATTCTGGGCAGCCCGGCGCCGCTGGCGGTTGTGCCTGTGATGATGGCCTCGCGTATGGTGCTGGGAGTTCATTACCCGACTGATGTCGCAAGCGGCGCCCTGCTTGGCGCGGCCACGGCGGAGGCGATGAGAAGAATGGAGAGGGCTTCCGAGTGA
- a CDS encoding decaprenyl-phosphate phosphoribosyltransferase, whose amino-acid sequence MTDKHAGLFSSEPHTEGIDNTKRRQPPRNLADAMVKALRPKQWVKNALVVAAPAAAGADALLDGRTLVDVALAFAVFCLAASSIYLINDARDVEADRAHPTKRFRPIAAGVLPVTVAYVMAVVLIVAAVGLSFLATSGYGLAVVVAVYIVLQLGYCFGWKHLPVIDIALVSSGFMLRAMAGGVAAGIALSQWFLLVAAFGSLFMASGKRYSEMLLAERTGAKIRKSLRGYTPTYLRFVWTLSATAVVMSYALWGFEMNHQVTAASGVWYQISMVPFTIAILRYAADIDRGDGGAPDEVALTDHVLQALAGLWVACIAVAVYVVPAFA is encoded by the coding sequence GTGACCGATAAGCACGCCGGTCTTTTTAGTTCCGAACCCCACACCGAGGGCATCGATAACACCAAGCGACGCCAGCCGCCGCGCAACCTTGCCGACGCCATGGTCAAGGCGCTGCGCCCCAAACAATGGGTGAAAAACGCCCTCGTCGTCGCCGCACCGGCCGCCGCGGGTGCCGACGCCCTGCTCGACGGGCGCACGCTTGTCGACGTCGCCTTGGCCTTCGCAGTCTTCTGCCTCGCCGCCTCCTCGATCTACCTGATCAATGACGCCCGCGACGTCGAGGCCGACCGGGCGCATCCCACCAAGCGCTTCCGGCCGATTGCCGCCGGCGTGCTGCCGGTGACGGTGGCCTATGTCATGGCGGTGGTGCTCATCGTCGCCGCCGTGGGACTGTCCTTCCTGGCCACCTCCGGCTACGGGCTGGCCGTGGTGGTCGCCGTGTACATCGTGCTGCAGCTGGGCTACTGCTTCGGCTGGAAGCACCTGCCGGTCATTGACATCGCGCTGGTGTCCTCCGGGTTCATGCTGCGCGCCATGGCCGGCGGCGTGGCGGCAGGCATCGCCCTGTCCCAGTGGTTCCTGCTGGTCGCCGCCTTCGGCTCCCTGTTTATGGCCTCCGGCAAGCGCTACTCGGAGATGCTGCTCGCCGAGCGCACCGGCGCGAAGATCCGCAAGTCCCTGCGCGGCTATACGCCCACCTACCTGCGGTTCGTGTGGACGCTGTCCGCCACCGCCGTGGTGATGAGCTATGCCCTGTGGGGCTTTGAGATGAACCACCAGGTCACCGCGGCCTCCGGGGTGTGGTACCAGATCTCCATGGTGCCGTTTACCATCGCCATCCTGCGCTACGCGGCCGACATTGACCGCGGCGACGGCGGCGCCCCCGACGAGGTGGCGCTGACCGACCACGTCCTCCAAGCGCTGGCCGGGCTGTGGGTGGCCTGCATCGCCGTGGCCGTCTACGTGGTGCCCGCCTTCGCCTAA
- a CDS encoding glycosyltransferase family 87 protein, which produces MPTTPAVPPAVAGAAHTPRPAVMTGPLAALAALAALLNYALWHGRSQPDDFASLWGGALLVARGQADHLYDFDPQDFSAWSGPAWAQIIPELTTPFPHPYVHLPALAGALAPLTRVMSFATAVDALILASGAATVVLVAAAVRLWTGRPCPTAPAALATVALLLSTPVALGTWIGQTTALILAAVAYGLAAPHRRWWLAGPVLGVAAAIKLTPLAVIAAMIFFPTHRRTGLAAAATAGLAGLASLAVGGVSVCTAWVAAVRRVGALVPVNPVNQSVHSVLAQARGVLADAGADVVSPTVPAAGAGQALALALAGVLAAAIAAAAWTLPAWRYPVIMTGALIVPMACASILWTHYLSVVVVPLAALAALPLRPRWRGALITASAGLCALAYPPFSAAVGAPLPAPGVVDGGGLGMLLGVLAVWLCALAGASGWPARSRHHRR; this is translated from the coding sequence ATGCCCACCACACCCGCTGTACCCCCCGCCGTAGCCGGCGCGGCTCATACCCCGCGCCCCGCCGTCATGACCGGCCCGCTTGCCGCCCTCGCCGCCCTGGCCGCCCTGCTCAACTATGCGCTCTGGCATGGCCGCAGCCAGCCGGACGACTTCGCCTCCCTGTGGGGCGGGGCGCTGCTGGTCGCCCGCGGCCAGGCCGACCACCTCTACGACTTCGACCCGCAGGACTTCTCCGCCTGGTCCGGGCCCGCCTGGGCCCAGATCATTCCCGAGCTGACCACCCCGTTTCCCCACCCCTACGTGCACCTGCCGGCCCTGGCCGGGGCGCTGGCCCCGCTGACCCGCGTGATGAGCTTTGCCACCGCCGTCGACGCCCTCATCCTCGCCTCCGGGGCCGCCACCGTGGTGCTCGTCGCCGCAGCCGTACGACTATGGACCGGCCGGCCCTGCCCCACCGCCCCAGCCGCCCTCGCCACCGTCGCCCTCCTGCTGAGCACCCCCGTGGCGCTGGGCACCTGGATCGGGCAAACCACCGCACTCATCCTCGCCGCCGTGGCCTACGGGCTGGCCGCCCCGCACCGCCGCTGGTGGCTCGCCGGGCCGGTCCTCGGGGTGGCGGCCGCCATCAAGCTGACCCCCCTGGCCGTGATCGCCGCCATGATCTTCTTTCCCACCCACCGGCGCACCGGGCTGGCCGCGGCAGCCACGGCCGGGCTCGCCGGGCTGGCCAGCCTGGCCGTCGGGGGCGTGAGCGTGTGCACGGCGTGGGTGGCGGCAGTGCGCCGCGTGGGCGCCCTGGTGCCGGTCAACCCGGTGAACCAGTCCGTGCATTCGGTGCTGGCCCAGGCGCGCGGGGTGCTCGCGGACGCGGGCGCGGACGTTGTCTCCCCCACCGTCCCGGCCGCGGGCGCGGGGCAGGCCCTGGCCCTTGCGCTGGCCGGGGTGCTGGCGGCGGCGATCGCCGCGGCCGCCTGGACGCTGCCCGCCTGGCGCTACCCCGTCATCATGACCGGCGCGCTGATTGTCCCCATGGCCTGCGCGTCGATCCTGTGGACGCACTATCTTTCCGTGGTCGTGGTGCCGCTGGCCGCGCTCGCCGCGCTGCCGCTGCGGCCCCGCTGGCGCGGCGCGCTCATCACCGCCAGCGCCGGCCTGTGCGCCCTGGCGTATCCCCCGTTTAGCGCCGCCGTCGGCGCGCCGCTGCCGGCCCCGGGCGTGGTGGACGGCGGCGGGCTGGGCATGCTGCTGGGCGTGCTGGCCGTGTGGTTGTGCGCCCTGGCCGGGGCGTCGGGGTGGCCGGCGCGCAGCCGGCACCACAGGCGCTAG
- a CDS encoding alpha/beta hydrolase, with protein MSILTGLRRRARGLRSATAALASVASVTAVASVLAAGLSVVGGAPAQADNRDWLRPDATGQCEWDAAMYWVQRCDVPSAAMGKAITVQIQPAGRGGNAGLYLLDGLRATNISNAWLTDANAAATYEHDNITLVMPVGGAGSFYADWDGPATFNPLEPVNYQWETFLTQELPTYLESNFGVARNNNSIIGLSMGGTAAVNLASKHPDQFRQVQSYSGYLTTTVPGAQTLMRVALLDAGGFNLNAMYGSIVSPRRFDNDPLWNMDGLRNSDVYISAASGIPDAVDAVLPPNMLVAGSPLEMVARGSTQLWSAKAHATGLAFSEDYPVFGLHNWRQFNDQLVRNRERVLNYMNAW; from the coding sequence ATGTCGATTCTGACTGGTCTACGTCGCCGGGCCCGGGGCCTGCGGTCCGCTACGGCCGCCCTGGCCTCTGTGGCCTCGGTGACTGCGGTAGCTTCGGTGCTCGCTGCGGGCCTGTCCGTGGTCGGTGGGGCGCCCGCCCAGGCCGACAATCGGGACTGGCTGCGCCCGGATGCTACCGGCCAGTGCGAATGGGACGCCGCCATGTACTGGGTGCAGCGTTGCGATGTCCCCTCCGCCGCCATGGGCAAGGCCATCACCGTCCAGATCCAGCCCGCCGGCCGCGGCGGCAACGCCGGGCTCTACCTGCTCGACGGCCTGCGCGCCACCAACATCTCCAACGCCTGGCTCACCGACGCCAACGCGGCCGCCACCTATGAGCATGACAACATCACGCTGGTCATGCCCGTCGGCGGCGCGGGATCCTTCTACGCGGACTGGGACGGCCCGGCCACGTTTAACCCGCTGGAGCCGGTGAACTACCAGTGGGAGACCTTCCTCACCCAGGAGCTTCCGACCTACCTGGAGAGCAACTTTGGGGTGGCGCGCAATAACAACTCGATCATCGGGCTGTCCATGGGTGGCACTGCCGCGGTGAACCTGGCCTCCAAGCACCCCGACCAGTTCCGGCAGGTGCAGTCCTACTCCGGGTACCTGACCACCACGGTGCCGGGTGCCCAGACGCTCATGCGGGTGGCGCTGCTGGATGCCGGCGGCTTCAACCTCAACGCCATGTACGGCTCGATTGTCAGCCCGCGGCGCTTTGACAATGACCCGCTGTGGAACATGGACGGGCTGCGCAACTCAGATGTGTACATTTCCGCGGCGTCGGGCATCCCGGACGCGGTGGATGCGGTGCTGCCGCCGAACATGCTCGTGGCGGGGTCCCCGCTGGAGATGGTGGCGCGGGGCTCCACGCAGCTGTGGTCCGCCAAGGCGCATGCCACGGGGCTGGCCTTCTCGGAGGACTACCCGGTGTTTGGTCTGCACAACTGGCGGCAGTTCAACGATCAGCTCGTGCGTAACCGGGAGCGGGTGTTGAACTACATGAATGCCTGGTAA